One segment of Rhodopirellula baltica SH 1 DNA contains the following:
- a CDS encoding c-type cytochrome, whose protein sequence is MSSRVSVAGSTVPMIQANDRSMYILPFHRRCKVLNGILNGMLIGCLTGWGLVFAIASTSVAKERVAAERSPFISAVERFGRHDEIDSAATARLLVTELNCVACHRSQRSDLTPKLGPDLTAAGTRLRASWIKDFLHSPHETKSGTTMPDVLNELDESEKAAAIEAIVAFLASRQQPFRELKAGGANPLEDEFWDKGDPDRGGDLYHQVGCVACHEPGAEVEVESSQSSAIDRLLDELNPEELEDMGLASAARRVDSVPHADLPAKYTRQSLTHFLHDPEHVRPAGRMPSLKLTPNEAADIAEYLMQQQEASTSNSDENPSDFASSKQLIEQGKQLFGSLRCANCHETGLSIKQSFATEWGQLNIDSADSCLRDESHRSVDFRLDEFQTETLVHSIQSGVLTGAASIREASELVQQSLLTLNCYACHEREQLGGVGRYRKPHFEANSLADLGDEGRLPPGLSGVGAKLTKDWLQKVLAGHPATRLRPHMTIRMPTFPKSMVEPLAQAFEVADDASKQTDSDIFGEHNALAEDGKQLTQIGCIQCHAFDGNALLGVVGIDLGGVPNRIRPDWFRTFVLDPGALKRGTRMPSFFPDGVSQSPHILDGNTGQQVAALWSYLKQSDRLGAPPKIAEALAASYELKPADQPLILRTFMNGVGNHAIAVGFPEGVHFAIDAKTPRLALAWKEDFVDARSTWFERFTPPIDPLGMDAVVVSPGAEFRFQPSDHSQKPSYPTFIGYQLDSNRVPTFRYRVGGTIVTDRVEATRDRVLRRTIRIAKDDEPIDGRLEFRLTGASPNGLDGSNRITSASGLNVTFSDGEAVEDRVDRDPNADDVWVSLSKNQTMEVVYQW, encoded by the coding sequence ATGAGTTCACGCGTTTCGGTCGCGGGTTCGACGGTTCCAATGATTCAAGCCAACGACCGCTCTATGTACATATTGCCTTTCCATCGTCGTTGCAAAGTGCTGAACGGCATACTGAATGGCATGCTGATCGGTTGCCTCACCGGTTGGGGGCTGGTCTTTGCGATAGCTTCAACGAGCGTGGCAAAGGAACGTGTGGCTGCAGAGCGGTCTCCGTTCATCTCTGCTGTGGAGCGGTTTGGTCGCCATGACGAAATCGATTCAGCCGCGACGGCGAGATTGTTGGTCACAGAACTGAACTGTGTCGCGTGTCATCGCTCGCAACGTAGTGATCTGACGCCTAAACTTGGACCAGACTTGACGGCGGCCGGGACTCGATTGCGTGCGAGTTGGATCAAAGATTTCTTGCACTCCCCGCATGAGACGAAATCCGGTACGACGATGCCGGATGTACTCAATGAACTCGACGAGTCCGAGAAGGCCGCGGCGATCGAAGCAATCGTCGCCTTTCTGGCGTCGCGTCAGCAGCCTTTTCGAGAACTGAAAGCGGGTGGGGCCAATCCTTTGGAGGACGAGTTCTGGGACAAAGGCGATCCCGATCGAGGTGGAGATCTCTATCATCAGGTTGGCTGCGTCGCGTGTCATGAACCTGGCGCGGAAGTGGAGGTTGAATCTTCGCAATCATCCGCGATTGACCGTCTTCTTGACGAGCTGAATCCGGAAGAGTTGGAAGACATGGGGCTGGCGAGTGCCGCACGAAGAGTGGACTCGGTTCCGCATGCGGATTTGCCTGCCAAATACACACGGCAGTCGCTGACGCACTTTCTTCACGATCCTGAACACGTTCGTCCCGCCGGACGGATGCCGAGCTTGAAGCTGACGCCGAACGAAGCCGCCGATATCGCGGAATACTTGATGCAGCAACAGGAAGCATCGACTTCAAACAGCGACGAAAACCCCAGCGATTTTGCATCGTCCAAACAATTGATCGAACAGGGGAAGCAGCTGTTCGGCTCATTGCGATGTGCGAATTGCCATGAGACAGGGCTATCGATCAAGCAATCGTTTGCAACCGAATGGGGACAACTCAACATTGATTCAGCTGATTCGTGTTTGCGAGACGAAAGCCATCGGAGTGTTGACTTTCGTCTGGATGAATTTCAAACCGAAACCCTCGTCCATTCGATTCAAAGTGGCGTGTTGACAGGCGCGGCCTCGATCCGTGAAGCAAGCGAGTTGGTTCAGCAGAGTTTGCTGACGTTGAACTGCTACGCATGCCACGAGCGTGAACAACTTGGCGGAGTCGGGCGATATCGAAAACCGCACTTTGAAGCCAATTCGTTGGCGGACCTCGGTGATGAAGGCCGATTGCCTCCCGGTCTCAGCGGTGTCGGTGCGAAACTCACAAAGGATTGGTTGCAAAAGGTATTGGCGGGACACCCCGCGACTCGGTTGCGGCCTCACATGACCATCCGCATGCCAACCTTTCCCAAGTCGATGGTTGAGCCATTGGCTCAGGCATTCGAAGTGGCGGATGACGCCTCAAAACAAACCGACTCCGATATCTTTGGTGAGCACAACGCGCTCGCAGAAGACGGGAAGCAGTTGACTCAGATTGGCTGCATTCAGTGTCACGCCTTTGATGGAAATGCTTTGCTCGGAGTGGTTGGGATTGATTTGGGCGGCGTCCCGAATCGGATCCGTCCAGACTGGTTTCGCACATTCGTTCTGGATCCTGGCGCGTTGAAACGTGGGACTCGGATGCCCTCGTTTTTTCCGGATGGAGTCAGCCAATCTCCTCATATTTTGGATGGCAATACTGGTCAGCAAGTCGCTGCCCTTTGGTCTTACTTGAAACAGTCCGATCGCTTGGGAGCACCTCCAAAGATTGCTGAGGCGTTGGCGGCAAGCTATGAATTGAAACCGGCAGATCAGCCTTTGATCTTGAGGACATTCATGAACGGTGTTGGGAATCACGCGATTGCGGTCGGATTCCCCGAAGGCGTTCACTTTGCAATCGACGCGAAAACGCCTCGGCTTGCTTTGGCATGGAAGGAAGATTTTGTCGATGCCAGAAGCACATGGTTTGAGCGGTTTACACCGCCGATCGATCCACTCGGAATGGACGCTGTCGTTGTTTCGCCTGGGGCTGAGTTTCGGTTTCAACCAAGCGATCATTCTCAGAAGCCTTCTTATCCAACCTTCATCGGCTACCAGCTCGATTCAAATCGCGTTCCCACGTTTCGCTATCGCGTTGGCGGCACCATTGTGACGGACCGCGTCGAGGCAACTCGTGATCGCGTACTTCGTCGAACCATTCGCATCGCGAAGGATGACGAACCGATTGACGGACGGTTGGAGTTTCGATTGACGGGTGCATCCCCGAATGGACTGGACGGATCCAATCGAATCACCAGTGCGTCGGGTTTGAACGTGACGTTTTCGGATGGAGAAGCGGTCGAAGATCGAGTCGATCGAGATCCTAACGCTGATGACGTCTGGGTTTCACTCAGCAAGAACCAGACGATGGAGGTTGTGTACCAATGGTGA
- a CDS encoding sulfatase family protein, whose translation MRKPPVSFLKAFCVLVCLIGQASAEENPSVHGVSDGRPNIVWIIADDLGPELACYGYPDVATPNVDRLAERGRLFLNTFSTSPVCSSSRSAFQTGRYQTSIGCYHHLTRDKKELQVRTAIDWLREAGYFISHGNGEVGNKQANKYGVNYLYDKRTHFDAYDWADRDPGQPFFAQVHIHEPHRPFVKSDRQRTEAPIPPYYPEHPITRADWSNYLATIEVMDQKVGGVLDRLESEGISENTLVIFFGDHGRPHVRGKQWLYEGGLHTPLIVRWPAKLAEASQESGMATLLDLVPTTLQAAGIEPPELPGKSLLKNQWAGHEYIFAARDRCGDAPDRIRSVRNERYKYIRNFHPEKPYLQLSSYKKLSYPVETLMKVLHEEGQWDSPFMAENRPEEELYDLSNDPHELHNLAKEGSYQSTLVQLRTTMDDWMNETGDQGGVDESQTVNMDELMAEKRKWYERTMQRRGLEPSVSDSEYLQWWATELGVE comes from the coding sequence ATGCGAAAGCCACCAGTCTCGTTTTTAAAAGCGTTTTGCGTACTCGTTTGTTTGATCGGACAAGCGTCCGCGGAAGAAAATCCCAGCGTTCATGGCGTCAGCGATGGCCGGCCCAATATTGTCTGGATCATTGCCGATGATCTCGGACCTGAGTTGGCGTGCTATGGCTATCCAGATGTGGCGACTCCCAACGTTGATCGCTTAGCTGAACGCGGGAGACTTTTTCTCAATACATTCAGTACATCACCGGTGTGCTCGTCGTCGCGTTCAGCATTCCAGACGGGACGCTACCAGACTTCGATCGGGTGCTATCACCATCTCACTCGCGACAAGAAGGAGTTGCAGGTTCGGACGGCGATTGATTGGTTGCGAGAGGCGGGCTATTTCATTTCGCATGGAAATGGCGAAGTGGGCAATAAGCAGGCGAACAAGTACGGCGTGAATTACCTGTACGACAAGCGAACGCATTTTGATGCTTATGACTGGGCCGATCGCGATCCTGGGCAACCGTTTTTTGCACAAGTTCATATCCATGAACCGCATCGTCCATTTGTGAAGAGCGATCGTCAACGCACCGAGGCTCCGATTCCTCCATATTACCCCGAGCATCCGATTACCCGCGCCGATTGGTCGAACTATTTGGCGACGATTGAAGTGATGGATCAAAAGGTCGGCGGGGTGCTCGATCGTTTGGAGTCGGAAGGGATCAGCGAGAACACCTTGGTGATCTTCTTTGGTGATCACGGCCGGCCACATGTCCGAGGCAAGCAGTGGTTGTACGAAGGCGGGTTGCACACGCCACTGATTGTTCGTTGGCCAGCGAAGCTTGCAGAGGCCAGCCAGGAATCCGGTATGGCGACCTTGTTGGACCTCGTTCCCACGACATTGCAGGCCGCCGGAATTGAGCCGCCGGAACTACCCGGAAAATCGCTGTTGAAGAATCAGTGGGCCGGGCATGAATACATCTTTGCCGCTCGTGATCGCTGCGGTGATGCTCCCGATCGCATTCGAAGCGTGCGAAACGAACGGTACAAATACATCCGCAATTTCCATCCTGAAAAGCCCTACTTGCAGCTGAGCAGCTACAAGAAGCTTTCTTACCCAGTGGAAACGTTGATGAAGGTGTTGCACGAGGAGGGACAGTGGGATTCACCATTCATGGCGGAGAATCGTCCGGAGGAAGAGCTTTACGATCTGTCCAACGATCCACATGAATTGCACAACCTCGCGAAAGAAGGATCCTATCAGTCGACGCTGGTGCAACTCCGAACGACGATGGACGATTGGATGAACGAGACCGGTGACCAAGGCGGCGTTGACGAAAGTCAAACGGTCAACATGGATGAGTTGATGGCTGAAAAACGCAAGTGGTACGAACGAACAATGCAGCGGCGCGGCCTCGAACCATCCGTTTCCGATAGTGAGTATCTCCAGTGGTGGGCGACCGAGTTGGGTGTGGAATGA
- a CDS encoding PaaI family thioesterase has translation MSERFSEAPISRLVGFEVQPSEIADGEPDAGQAIVNINCGPQHHNPMGRVHGGLVSALADAAMGIAFGRTLLSSEDFSTIEMKVNFIRPIREGRLSAKAVVIQRGLRIGFVECQITDKRGKLVATASSTCTVLAGG, from the coding sequence ATGAGCGAGCGTTTTTCAGAAGCCCCCATTTCGCGACTGGTCGGGTTTGAAGTTCAACCGAGCGAAATTGCAGATGGGGAGCCAGACGCAGGTCAGGCGATCGTGAACATCAATTGTGGGCCTCAGCATCACAATCCGATGGGTCGTGTGCACGGTGGTTTGGTTTCGGCGTTAGCGGATGCGGCGATGGGAATCGCCTTCGGGCGAACGCTGCTTTCCAGTGAAGATTTCTCGACCATTGAAATGAAGGTCAATTTCATTCGTCCGATTCGCGAGGGTCGATTGTCGGCCAAGGCGGTCGTGATCCAGCGAGGCCTGCGGATCGGTTTTGTCGAATGTCAAATCACCGACAAACGCGGGAAATTGGTCGCCACCGCATCATCAACGTGCACGGTGTTGGCGGGCGGTTGA